Proteins encoded in a region of the Salvelinus sp. IW2-2015 linkage group LG27, ASM291031v2, whole genome shotgun sequence genome:
- the LOC111953818 gene encoding putative claudin-24 — translation MDPGVCAMELLGVFFSIGAWICSLATTIMSTWLTLSTDLLPAESYELGLWETCVVQDLGILECRPYDSLLGLPPDIKLARILMCVTVATGLLGLLLAIPGIYWINSCNQGSEGLRVKRLMKMLGGILCLVAGTLGLIPVSYIAHLTVMRFFDEAVPAIVPRWEFGDALFCGWTAGFLHLVAGSLLVTSCVCLQEEPCILQMPIPLQRRQTHVHTTNTPHRKRSMEYV, via the coding sequence ATGGATCCGGGGGTGTGCGCTATGGAACTCCTCGGGGTCTTCTTCTCTATTGGTGCCTGGATCTGCTCACTGGCCACCACCATCATGTCCACCTGGCTGACCCTGTCCACCGACCTGCTGCCCGCGGAGAGCTACGAGCTGGGCCTGTGGGAGACATGTGTGGTGCAGGACCTTGGAATTCTGGAGTGCAGACCCTATGACAGTCTCCTCGGCCTCCCTCCGGACATCAAACTAGCCCGGATCCTCATGTGTGTAACAGTGGCCACAGGCCTCCTGGGTCTCCTGCTAGCCATTCCTGGAATCTACTGGATCAACAGCTGCAACCAGGGGTCTGAGGGGTTGAGGGTGAAGAGATTGATGAAGATGCTGGGGGGGATATTGTGCTTGGTCGCAGGGACACTGGGTCTCATACCTGTGTCTTACATCGCTCACCTGACGGTCATGCGGTTCTTCGATGAGGCCGTGCCGGCCATTGTGCCGCGCTGGGAGTTTGGGGATGCCCTGTTCTGTGGCTGGACGGCGGGGTTTCTACACCTGGTGGCTGGCTCTCTGCTGGTCACCTCCTGCGTGTGCCTTCAAGAGGAGCCCTGCATCTTACAAATGCCTATACCgctacagagaagacagacacacgtacacactacCAATACCCCACATAGGAAGAGGTCCATGGAATATGTTTGA
- the LOC111953294 gene encoding claudin-34, producing MAYLVHTAHPQFVSLWLSAVGWVLTAVTLGLIQWRVWQVADLTFITSGVAWVGIWRVCFYSHTLVTSGFRVMYCQNMALSDAFTPPEVATAQVLTLIGLVVGFCGNAAAVFALRNVYFGLEKQTPIRCAFAVAGTLCLLSAVCFLIPLLWNLNSVVTNQTIAFPSNFHMPPAPVTQNAGAGIGVGIIGSFMMIVSGVIFIFYRFPVKVGPRVEPPCPEARHFDGSSVGTLSPGSVGHGRDSLNNSQARDNPAFHSDEHL from the coding sequence ATGGCATACCTGGTTCACACGGCTCACCCTCAGTTCGTCAGCCTGTGGTTGAGCGCCGTGGGTTGGGTCCTTACCGCGGTGACCCTTGGACTCATCCAGTGGAGGGTCTGGCAGGTGGCCGACTTGACCTTCATCACCTCAGGAGTGGCCTGGGTCGGAATCTGGAGGGTGTGTTTCTATAGCCATACACTCGTGACCTCTGGGTTCAGGGTCATGTATTGTCAGAATATGGCGCTGTCGGACGCCTTCACGCCCCCGGAGGTCGCCACGGCCCAGGTGCTCACTCTAATAGGGCTGGTCGTGGGGTTCTGTGGGAACGCCGCCGCCGTCTTCGCACTCAGGAACGTCTATTTCGGCCTGGAGAAGCAGACGCCTATCCGCTGTGCGTTCGCGGTGGCTGGTACTCTCTGCTTGTTGTCCGCTGTGTGTTTTCTCATACCTCTCCTGTGGAACCTGAACTCGGTGGTGACCAATCAAACGATTGCGTTCCCGTCGAACTTCCACATGCCCCCTGCACCTGTGACCCAGAACGCGGGGGCAGGTATCGGGGTCGGGATCATAGGGTCGTTCATGATGATCGTCAGTGGAGTTATCTTCATCTTCTACAGGTTCCCTGTCAAGGTAGGACCCAGAGTGGAGCCGCCTTGTCCAGAGGCGAGACACTTTGATGGGTCAAGTGTTGGGACATTGTCCCCTGGGTCTGTGGGACACGGTAGGGATAGTCTGAATAACTCTCAGGCCAGGGACAATCCTGCCTTCCACTCTGATGAGCACTTGTGA